The following proteins are co-located in the Thiohalomonas denitrificans genome:
- the rsmG gene encoding 16S rRNA (guanine(527)-N(7))-methyltransferase RsmG, with the protein MRQSLDAGLEATGLALSEAQRELLIAYVDLLAKWNRAYNLTAVREPHSMVVRHLLDSLAVAPYLTHGCHPDDALRVIDVGTGPGLPGIPLAVAFPGSSFFLLDTNGKKTRFLTQAKAELGLGNVTVVHSRVETYRPDAPFDVVIARAFASLSEIVSGCSHLLAPRGRVLAMKGARPEAELAALPAGLSAQAIRLRVPGLEQEQRHLIVISS; encoded by the coding sequence CTGCGCCAGAGCCTCGACGCCGGCCTGGAAGCGACGGGGCTGGCGTTGTCGGAGGCGCAGCGGGAGCTGTTGATCGCCTACGTCGACCTGTTGGCGAAATGGAACCGGGCCTATAACCTGACTGCGGTCCGGGAGCCGCACAGCATGGTGGTACGGCATCTGCTGGATTCGCTGGCGGTGGCTCCGTATCTGACGCACGGGTGCCACCCGGATGATGCACTGCGCGTTATCGACGTGGGCACCGGGCCGGGATTGCCGGGGATCCCGCTGGCGGTGGCCTTCCCCGGGAGCAGCTTTTTCCTACTCGATACCAATGGCAAAAAGACACGCTTTCTCACACAAGCCAAGGCTGAATTGGGGCTTGGGAATGTGACTGTGGTACATTCCCGCGTGGAGACGTACCGCCCCGATGCACCCTTTGATGTGGTGATCGCCCGCGCTTTTGCCTCCCTTTCCGAGATCGTCTCCGGATGCAGTCACTTGCTGGCGCCCCGGGGCCGGGTATTGGCCATGAAGGGAGCGCGGCCGGAAGCGGAGCTTGCAGCGCTGCCCGCGGGCCTGTCGGCGCAGGCGATACGGCTAAGGGTTCCGGGGCTTGAGCAGGAACAGCGGCACCTGATCGTCATCAGTAGCTAG